Proteins encoded in a region of the Streptomyces sp. NBC_00513 genome:
- a CDS encoding helix-turn-helix transcriptional regulator: protein MQKFRQPDAEHRPRALTNVNRLDTHVGIPAHHHDDHQIAYAGSGMLSVTTDAGTWVAPTTRALWIPAGTVHEHRAYGRTDLHCVGLPTRHAPLPPDRPAVIAVGPLLRELILAYTREPDDGSPARRRLLVVLLDRLRVSPLQPLHLPAPTDPRLAAVCAVLEADPADGRGLAALGAAAGAGAGERTLSRLFRADLGMTFPQWRTQLRLHQALRLLAVGTPVTAVAHRCGWSSASAFIDVFRRAFGHTPGTHL from the coding sequence ATGCAGAAATTCCGCCAACCCGACGCGGAGCACCGGCCGCGGGCCCTGACCAACGTCAACCGGCTCGACACCCACGTCGGGATCCCCGCGCACCACCACGACGATCACCAGATCGCCTACGCGGGCTCCGGGATGCTCTCCGTCACCACCGACGCCGGCACGTGGGTCGCGCCCACCACCCGCGCGCTGTGGATCCCGGCCGGGACGGTCCACGAGCACCGCGCGTACGGGCGGACCGACCTGCACTGCGTGGGCCTGCCGACCCGCCACGCGCCGCTGCCCCCGGACCGGCCGGCGGTGATCGCGGTGGGACCGCTGTTGCGGGAACTGATCCTGGCCTACACCCGCGAACCGGACGACGGGAGCCCGGCACGCCGCCGCCTGCTGGTGGTGCTGCTCGACCGACTGCGGGTCTCGCCGCTCCAGCCCCTGCACCTGCCCGCGCCCACCGACCCCCGACTGGCGGCGGTGTGCGCGGTGCTGGAAGCCGATCCGGCGGACGGGCGGGGACTGGCGGCGCTGGGAGCGGCGGCCGGCGCGGGAGCGGGGGAGCGCACGCTGAGCCGGCTGTTCCGCGCCGACCTGGGCATGACGTTCCCGCAGTGGCGCACGCAGCTGCGGCTGCACCAGGCGCTGCGGTTGCTCGCGGTGGGAACGCCGGTGACCGCGGTCGCGCACCGCTGCGGCTGGTCGTCCGCGAGCGCGTTCATCGACGTGTTCCGGCGCGCCTTCGGCCACACACCGGGCACGCACCTGTAA
- a CDS encoding ATP-binding protein, translated as MNGSSASWRNTTHDWASSVDPEHLALIRRDPAGLAPGGVRQLVLEVLAYAADEAEYRGAGRCTVTLHPDGSVSVADDGRGTDTRFDEHGRPVRKPVMATKDLRFFDHPDAESLPDGHPRRGMSVVAALSEWLVHTNRRAGGAWSQRYEHGVPATGLTPIADDCTTGTVVHFRPAGPAATTDTACDLVVEQLAGFAAAWPCLSVDFDDRRAD; from the coding sequence ATGAATGGTTCGAGCGCGTCATGGCGCAACACCACGCACGACTGGGCGAGTTCCGTGGATCCGGAGCACCTCGCCCTGATCCGCCGGGACCCGGCCGGCCTCGCTCCCGGCGGGGTACGGCAGCTGGTCCTGGAGGTCCTCGCCTATGCGGCGGACGAGGCGGAGTACAGGGGCGCGGGCCGCTGCACCGTGACGCTCCACCCCGACGGGTCGGTGTCCGTCGCGGACGACGGGCGGGGTACCGACACCCGCTTCGACGAGCACGGCCGTCCGGTGCGCAAGCCCGTCATGGCGACGAAGGACCTGCGGTTCTTCGACCACCCCGACGCCGAGTCGCTGCCCGACGGGCATCCCCGCCGGGGCATGTCCGTCGTCGCGGCGCTGAGCGAGTGGCTCGTCCACACCAACCGCCGTGCGGGCGGAGCCTGGAGCCAACGCTACGAGCACGGTGTGCCGGCGACCGGTCTGACGCCGATCGCGGACGACTGCACCACGGGCACGGTCGTCCACTTCCGCCCCGCCGGACCGGCGGCCACGACCGACACCGCGTGCGATCTGGTCGTCGAACAGCTCGCCGGCTTCGCCGCGGCCTGGCCCTGCCTGTCCGTCGACTTCGACGACCGCCGCGCCGACTGA
- a CDS encoding enoyl-CoA hydratase/isomerase family protein, protein MKSEDATDETVLIEIDGHTGVITLNRPRALNALTHPMVLRITEALTDWERDPGVTQVLLRGAGERGLCAGGDIRAIHDDAKAGGTASADFWRDEYRLNALIARYPKPYVALMDGIVMGGGVGISAHGNVRIVTERSRVAMPETGIGFVPDVGGTYLLGRAPGELGLHLALTGTAVGAADALLCGLAGHFVPAGRLPELTAELLLAPVHEVLPHHVATPGHAELAEHRRWIDPCYAADTVEEIVERLLAANEPEAKAAAETILTKSPTALKVTLAAVRRARELGPLEWVLEQEYRVSCNALASPDLVEGVRAQVIDKDRRPRWSPATLEAVTESDVARFFAPLGADHELIFPEARDESVTG, encoded by the coding sequence ATGAAGAGCGAAGACGCCACAGACGAGACGGTCCTGATCGAGATCGACGGCCATACCGGGGTGATCACCCTCAACCGGCCCAGGGCCCTCAACGCGCTCACCCACCCCATGGTGCTGCGGATCACCGAGGCGCTGACGGACTGGGAGCGGGATCCCGGTGTGACCCAGGTCCTCCTGCGTGGCGCCGGCGAGCGTGGGCTGTGTGCGGGCGGTGACATCCGGGCCATCCACGACGATGCCAAGGCCGGCGGTACGGCCTCGGCGGACTTCTGGCGGGACGAGTACCGGTTGAACGCGCTCATCGCCCGCTATCCCAAGCCGTACGTGGCGTTGATGGACGGCATCGTGATGGGTGGCGGAGTCGGGATCTCGGCCCACGGCAACGTCCGCATCGTCACCGAACGCTCCCGCGTGGCGATGCCCGAGACCGGCATCGGCTTCGTTCCGGACGTCGGCGGCACCTACCTCCTGGGTCGCGCCCCCGGGGAGTTGGGCCTCCACCTGGCCCTGACCGGAACGGCCGTCGGCGCGGCCGACGCCCTGTTGTGCGGGCTCGCCGGGCACTTCGTCCCCGCCGGGCGGCTGCCGGAGTTGACCGCCGAACTCCTCCTCGCCCCGGTCCACGAGGTGCTTCCCCACCACGTCGCCACGCCCGGACACGCCGAACTGGCCGAGCACCGGCGGTGGATCGACCCCTGCTACGCGGCCGACACCGTGGAGGAGATCGTCGAAAGGCTCCTCGCGGCGAACGAACCCGAGGCCAAGGCGGCCGCCGAGACCATCCTGACCAAGTCGCCCACCGCCCTCAAGGTCACCCTGGCCGCCGTGCGCCGGGCGCGCGAACTCGGGCCCCTCGAATGGGTGCTGGAGCAGGAGTACCGGGTCTCCTGCAACGCCCTGGCATCGCCCGACCTGGTGGAGGGCGTCCGAGCCCAGGTGATCGACAAGGACCGCAGGCCCCGTTGGTCGCCCGCCACCCTCGAAGCGGTCACCGAGAGCGACGTGGCCCGCTTCTTCGCCCCGCTCGGGGCGGATCACGAACTGATCTTCCCGGAGGCGCGGGACGAGAGCGTCACCGGCTGA
- a CDS encoding excinuclease ABC subunit UvrA translates to MTSQPIAAADAHQVIQVRGARENNLADVSLDIPKRRLTVFTGVSGSGKSSLVFGTIAAESQRMINETYTAFIQSFMPSLGRPDVDGLHNLSAAIVVDQERMGANSRSTVGTATDAYTMLRIVFSRLGVPHIGTSTAFSFNTPDGMCARCEGIGQVSDIAVDQLVDRELSLNEGAITVPGFAVDSWYWQVMANSGLYSPDTKLKDFTEREWADFLHKPSVKVKVGSNNFTYEGLITKIQRTYLAKDREAMQSHIRAFVDRAVVFADCPDCGGTRLSAAALSSRIDGANIADCSAMQISDLAAFVRRIDDPAVAPMIANLRDLLDSLVEIGLGYLSLDRPSGTLSGGEAQRVKMVRHLGSSLTDITYVFDEPTTGLHPHDIRRMNDLLLRLRDKGNTVLVVEHKPEVIAIADHVVDLGPGAGTAGGRLCYSGDVAGLRASDTLTGRHLEHRAALREPVRTPRGHLSVKDADLHNLKDVSVDVPLGVLTVVTGVAGSGKSSLIHGYLSGRDGVVVADQSPIRGSRRSNPATYTGLLNPIRTAFAKANGVKAALFSANSEGACPKCTGLGLVYTDLAMMAGVASVCEQCEGRRFTPEVLTYRLRGKNISEVLDMPVTEAHAFFTTGQARAILGRLADVGLGYLRLGQPLNTLSGGERQRLKLAINMAEKASTYILDEPTTGLHMADVDKLLALLDRLVDDGNSVIVIEHHQAVMAHADWLIDIGPGGGHAGGSVVFEGTPAQLVSDADTLTARHLREYVGS, encoded by the coding sequence GTGACCTCTCAGCCCATCGCGGCCGCCGACGCCCACCAGGTCATCCAGGTCCGGGGCGCCCGGGAGAACAACCTCGCGGACGTCTCCCTCGACATCCCCAAGCGCCGCCTCACCGTCTTCACCGGGGTCTCCGGCTCCGGCAAGTCCTCGCTGGTCTTCGGCACCATCGCCGCCGAGTCCCAACGCATGATCAACGAGACGTACACCGCGTTCATCCAGTCGTTCATGCCGAGCCTGGGCCGCCCCGACGTGGACGGACTGCACAACCTCAGCGCCGCGATCGTGGTCGACCAGGAGCGGATGGGAGCCAACTCCCGCTCCACCGTGGGCACCGCCACCGACGCCTACACGATGCTGCGGATCGTCTTCTCCCGGCTCGGTGTCCCGCACATCGGCACGTCCACCGCCTTCAGCTTCAACACCCCCGACGGCATGTGCGCCCGCTGCGAGGGCATCGGCCAGGTCTCCGACATCGCCGTCGACCAGCTCGTCGACCGCGAACTCTCCCTCAACGAGGGCGCGATCACCGTCCCCGGCTTCGCCGTGGACTCGTGGTACTGGCAGGTCATGGCGAACTCCGGCCTCTACTCCCCCGACACCAAGCTCAAGGACTTCACCGAGCGGGAGTGGGCCGACTTCCTGCACAAGCCCTCGGTGAAGGTGAAGGTGGGCTCCAACAACTTCACCTACGAGGGCCTGATCACCAAGATCCAGCGCACCTACCTCGCCAAGGACCGCGAGGCCATGCAGTCCCACATCCGGGCCTTCGTGGACCGGGCCGTGGTCTTCGCCGACTGCCCCGACTGCGGGGGCACCCGGCTCTCCGCCGCCGCGCTGTCCTCGCGGATCGACGGGGCGAACATCGCGGACTGCTCGGCCATGCAGATCAGCGATCTGGCCGCGTTCGTCCGGCGGATCGACGATCCGGCCGTCGCCCCCATGATCGCCAACCTGCGGGACCTGCTGGACTCCCTCGTCGAGATCGGCCTCGGCTATCTGAGCCTGGACCGCCCCTCCGGCACCCTGTCGGGCGGCGAGGCCCAGCGCGTCAAGATGGTCCGCCACCTCGGATCCTCGCTGACGGACATCACCTACGTCTTCGACGAGCCGACCACCGGCCTGCACCCGCACGACATCCGACGCATGAACGACCTGCTGCTGCGGCTGCGCGACAAGGGCAACACCGTCCTGGTCGTGGAGCACAAGCCGGAGGTCATCGCCATCGCCGACCACGTCGTGGACCTCGGCCCGGGGGCGGGCACCGCCGGCGGGCGGCTCTGCTACAGCGGGGACGTGGCCGGACTGCGCGCCTCCGACACGCTCACCGGCCGACACCTCGAACACCGGGCCGCCCTGCGCGAGCCAGTGCGCACCCCGCGCGGCCACCTGTCCGTCAAGGACGCCGACCTGCACAACCTCAAGGACGTCAGCGTGGACGTCCCCCTGGGCGTACTGACGGTGGTGACCGGCGTCGCGGGCTCCGGCAAGAGCTCCCTGATCCACGGCTACCTCTCCGGACGGGACGGGGTGGTGGTCGCCGACCAGTCGCCGATCCGGGGCTCGCGCCGCTCCAACCCGGCCACGTACACGGGCCTGCTCAACCCGATCCGCACCGCCTTCGCCAAGGCCAACGGGGTCAAGGCGGCGCTGTTCAGCGCCAACTCCGAGGGCGCCTGCCCGAAGTGCACCGGTCTCGGTCTCGTCTACACCGACCTGGCGATGATGGCCGGGGTGGCCTCGGTCTGCGAGCAGTGCGAGGGCAGGCGCTTCACGCCCGAGGTGCTCACGTACCGGCTGCGCGGCAAGAACATCAGCGAGGTGCTCGACATGCCGGTGACGGAGGCGCACGCGTTCTTCACCACCGGCCAGGCCAGGGCGATCCTGGGCCGGCTCGCGGACGTGGGGCTGGGCTACCTGCGGCTCGGGCAGCCGCTGAACACCCTGTCGGGAGGCGAGCGCCAGCGACTCAAGCTCGCCATCAACATGGCGGAGAAGGCCTCGACGTACATCCTGGACGAGCCGACGACCGGCCTGCACATGGCCGACGTCGACAAGCTCCTCGCCCTGCTGGACCGCCTCGTGGACGACGGCAACTCGGTCATCGTCATCGAGCACCACCAGGCGGTGATGGCCCACGCGGACTGGCTGATCGACATCGGTCCGGGCGGCGGCCACGCGGGCGGCAGCGTGGTCTTCGAGGGCACTCCGGCCCAACTGGTATCGGATGCCGACACATTGACGGCACGTCACCTGCGGGAGTACGTCGGCTCCTGA
- a CDS encoding VOC family protein, with translation MQIASSAISLNVDDVPASATFLTSHFGFREAMSADGFVSLAHPDGPQVIFLRRGLELLPEGFRDERAAGLILVFTVTDLPREHERLRAAGVPITMAPREEPWGERLFQVTDPNGVIIELVDWITTPGADEPADTHQ, from the coding sequence GTGCAGATCGCCAGTTCCGCCATATCCCTCAACGTTGACGACGTTCCCGCCTCCGCGACCTTTCTGACCAGTCATTTCGGCTTCCGGGAGGCCATGTCCGCCGACGGATTCGTCTCGCTCGCCCACCCGGACGGCCCGCAGGTGATCTTCCTGCGCCGGGGACTCGAACTCCTCCCCGAGGGCTTCCGGGACGAGCGCGCGGCCGGCCTGATCCTGGTGTTCACCGTCACCGATCTGCCGCGCGAGCACGAACGACTGCGCGCGGCGGGCGTCCCCATCACCATGGCGCCGCGCGAAGAGCCCTGGGGCGAACGGCTGTTCCAGGTCACCGACCCGAACGGCGTGATCATCGAACTCGTCGACTGGATCACCACCCCCGGCGCCGACGAGCCGGCCGACACCCACCAGTAG
- a CDS encoding TetR/AcrR family transcriptional regulator: MAKDRSGAGDPVRTLELLWREPGQGAPSGRRGPRQGLTVDAVVESALALADEEGLAALTMRALAGRLGVTPMTLYTYVPGKAELLDLMLDEAYRRMARRDTRADDPWRARVARVADDNRDLFLRHPWIADLPVTRPPLGPGVIGKYEHELAAFDGIGLTDVEMDAALTHLLGFVHANALAAADAAAHNDRQSDDEWWAVSAPLLERAMDAERYPLAGRVGSAVGGYRPEVVWDFGLRCVLDGLARRVEGRRDPE; encoded by the coding sequence ATGGCGAAGGACCGGAGCGGTGCGGGCGACCCCGTCCGCACCCTGGAACTGCTGTGGAGGGAGCCCGGGCAGGGGGCGCCGAGCGGGCGGCGCGGCCCCCGCCAGGGACTCACCGTCGACGCCGTCGTCGAGTCCGCGCTCGCGCTCGCGGACGAGGAGGGCCTGGCGGCCCTCACCATGCGGGCCCTGGCCGGCCGGCTGGGAGTGACCCCGATGACCCTCTACACCTACGTACCGGGCAAGGCGGAGCTGCTCGACCTGATGCTCGACGAGGCTTACCGGCGCATGGCGCGCCGTGACACGCGCGCCGACGACCCCTGGCGGGCCCGGGTCGCACGGGTCGCCGACGACAACCGGGACCTGTTCCTGCGCCACCCGTGGATCGCCGACCTCCCGGTCACCCGACCCCCGCTGGGCCCCGGAGTGATCGGCAAGTACGAACACGAACTGGCGGCGTTCGACGGCATCGGCCTGACCGACGTCGAGATGGACGCCGCCCTCACCCACCTGCTGGGCTTCGTGCACGCCAACGCCCTGGCCGCCGCCGACGCCGCGGCCCACAACGACCGGCAGAGCGACGACGAGTGGTGGGCCGTCAGCGCCCCGCTGCTGGAGCGGGCCATGGACGCCGAGCGCTACCCGCTCGCCGGACGCGTCGGCAGCGCCGTCGGCGGCTACCGGCCCGAGGTCGTGTGGGACTTCGGGCTGCGCTGCGTCCTCGACGGGCTCGCCCGACGGGTGGAGGGGCGGCGGGACCCGGAGTGA
- a CDS encoding SDR family oxidoreductase, which produces MADAEQTLRGKVALVAGGTRGAGRGIAVQLGARGATVYVSGRSTTGKRSEYDRPETIEETAALVTAAGGHGIAVVADHLVSEEVEALVRRIDSEQGRLDVLVNDIWGGELLFEWESTVWEHDLDKGLRLMRLAVETHAITSHHALPLLLRGPGGLVVEMTDGTAEYNASRYRVSFFYDIAKSAVLRMAFALGHELGPRGATAVALTPGWLRSEMMLEHFGVTEANWRDALERVPHFGISETPAYVGRAVAALAADPEVSRWNGQSLSSGQLARVYGFTDLDGSRPDAWRYMVEVQDPDRPADTTGYR; this is translated from the coding sequence ATGGCGGACGCAGAGCAGACCCTCCGGGGCAAGGTCGCCCTGGTGGCGGGCGGGACACGGGGCGCGGGCCGGGGCATCGCGGTGCAACTGGGCGCGCGGGGCGCGACCGTGTACGTGTCGGGGCGCAGCACGACCGGCAAGCGGTCGGAGTACGACCGGCCGGAGACGATCGAGGAGACGGCCGCGCTCGTGACGGCGGCCGGCGGTCACGGGATCGCGGTGGTGGCGGACCATCTGGTGTCCGAGGAGGTCGAGGCGCTGGTCCGGCGGATCGACTCCGAGCAGGGCCGGCTGGACGTCCTGGTCAACGACATCTGGGGTGGCGAGCTGCTCTTCGAGTGGGAGAGCACCGTCTGGGAGCACGACCTCGACAAGGGGCTGCGCCTGATGCGCCTCGCGGTGGAGACCCACGCGATCACCAGCCATCACGCGCTGCCGCTGCTGCTGCGCGGTCCGGGCGGGCTGGTGGTGGAGATGACGGACGGGACGGCCGAGTACAACGCGAGCCGCTACCGGGTGTCGTTCTTCTACGACATCGCGAAGTCGGCCGTGTTGCGGATGGCGTTCGCCCTCGGCCACGAGTTGGGGCCGCGCGGCGCGACGGCGGTGGCGCTGACCCCGGGTTGGCTGCGGTCGGAGATGATGCTGGAGCACTTCGGCGTGACCGAGGCGAACTGGCGGGACGCGCTGGAGAGGGTCCCGCACTTCGGGATCTCCGAGACCCCCGCCTACGTCGGTCGCGCGGTCGCCGCGCTCGCCGCCGACCCCGAGGTGTCGCGCTGGAACGGGCAGTCCCTCTCCAGCGGGCAGCTGGCCCGGGTCTACGGTTTCACGGACCTGGACGGCAGCCGGCCGGACGCCTGGCGGTACATGGTCGAGGTCCAGGACCCGGACCGCCCGGCGGACACCACCGGCTACCGCTGA
- a CDS encoding alkaline phosphatase family protein: MPITARQRTRRSAPIAALGAFVLLAAFTVANSQAADGGARTTRTRSVATADAALPSYDHVVVVVYENKQYGEIIGSANAPYINQLANEGASLTGMKALTHPSQPNYFNLFSGATQGITGDGCYTPQSMTALNLGQEVLAAGRTFVTYNEDLPGQGSTACTSGQYAQKHNPWFAFKNLPLDTGKTWAQFPQGDFASLPDLSFVVPNQCNDMHSCPVATGDTWTRNNLDAYARWAKANNSLLVLTWDEDNYLGSNRIATVFHGANVKTGAYASAYNHHHLLRTLEDLLGTATHAGNAANVAPVTEVFGGATEPSPTPTPTPTPTPTPTPTPTPTSGDLRIVDPGPQTCRFNQTCTIRLTTTGGTPPVRYTTTTLPRGLTLDPTTGRITGKPWTTGTHPITATATDPTGATTHTTFTLTLHWF, encoded by the coding sequence ATGCCCATCACCGCGAGACAGCGGACCCGAAGGTCCGCGCCGATCGCCGCACTGGGGGCGTTCGTGTTGCTCGCCGCCTTCACCGTCGCCAACTCTCAGGCAGCGGATGGTGGTGCGCGGACCACGCGGACGCGTTCCGTGGCGACCGCCGACGCCGCGCTGCCGAGCTACGACCACGTGGTGGTCGTCGTGTACGAGAACAAGCAGTACGGGGAGATCATCGGCAGCGCGAACGCCCCGTACATCAACCAGTTGGCGAACGAGGGCGCGAGCCTGACCGGTATGAAGGCGCTGACCCATCCCAGCCAGCCGAACTACTTCAACCTCTTCTCCGGCGCCACCCAGGGCATCACCGGCGACGGCTGCTACACCCCGCAGTCGATGACCGCCCTCAACCTGGGCCAGGAGGTCCTCGCTGCGGGCAGGACGTTCGTCACGTACAACGAGGACCTGCCGGGCCAGGGGTCCACGGCCTGTACCAGCGGGCAGTACGCGCAGAAGCACAATCCGTGGTTCGCCTTCAAGAACCTCCCGCTCGACACGGGGAAGACCTGGGCGCAGTTCCCGCAGGGCGATTTCGCGTCGCTGCCGGACCTGTCCTTCGTCGTGCCGAACCAGTGCAACGACATGCACTCCTGCCCGGTGGCCACGGGTGACACCTGGACCAGGAACAACCTCGACGCGTACGCGCGGTGGGCGAAGGCCAACAACAGCCTGCTGGTGCTGACCTGGGACGAGGACAACTACCTCGGCTCGAACCGGATCGCGACCGTCTTCCACGGCGCGAACGTGAAGACCGGCGCGTATGCGAGCGCCTACAACCACCATCACCTGCTGCGCACCCTGGAGGATCTGCTCGGGACGGCGACGCACGCAGGCAACGCGGCCAACGTGGCACCCGTCACGGAGGTGTTCGGCGGCGCCACGGAACCGAGCCCGACGCCCACACCCACGCCGACCCCGACCCCGACCCCGACACCGACCCCCACGCCGACGTCGGGTGATCTGCGGATCGTCGACCCCGGCCCACAGACCTGCCGGTTCAACCAGACCTGCACCATCCGACTCACCACCACCGGAGGCACACCCCCCGTCCGCTACACCACCACCACACTCCCCCGGGGACTCACCCTCGACCCCACCACCGGCCGCATCACCGGCAAACCCTGGACCACCGGAACCCACCCCATCACCGCCACCGCCACCGACCCCACCGGAGCCACCACCCACACCACCTTCACCCTCACCCTCCACTGGTTCTGA
- a CDS encoding class I SAM-dependent methyltransferase has product MTPPPSRRIRWTSAAVLVALGAGTVRSHRRLRALPVLPTIPPADSTGVPRAAGWHLLTARGVEPDPATFLAACAHADREGLRVLDLLPGDLAVERALGLLRLVDPTRYGADRLGEGRGAGFAVLVAEEVLTRAGVEPGGAPPEPTELLALVRRLKEYAPAATGLAVAPALRAGRRPEPTGAVRAAELRAQGLPAGTVVAAQLAGLALLAAVAARQGRWGAAAAGLYWLQPYLVLAGPGASLRPADLAAAGAVRPARALGAALRTAADLARTSPPAADKDRAVAYRAELAAGTDRFLEAPRPDCPWCGSGRLAVRVRVPDLLQGKPGRFTLEECGDCGHVFQNPRLTLEGLEFYYRDFYDGRGGESAGSVFGRLGDSYRKRAGMLEPYGEPASWLDVGTGHGHFCNAARAVWPHTRFDGLDMGDGVRDAERRGWVDSGFQGQFPEFAAKLAGQYEVVSMYHYLEHTRDPLAELDTAAAVLEPGGFLAIELPDPRSRMARLLGSAWLPWFQPQHQHLIPAANLREALTDRGFTVLAEEHGPAHQGNDFVGAVALTTTRLVPDPDRPWAPPAGPGRRALARAVRAAALPCLAGAVVLDAVRTVAARRMDGGNAYRMLARKDGGDPYPAPARADGDPAYPKPVRRDER; this is encoded by the coding sequence ATGACGCCACCCCCTTCGCGCCGGATCCGGTGGACCTCCGCCGCGGTCCTGGTCGCCCTCGGCGCGGGCACGGTCCGTTCCCACCGCAGGCTGCGTGCCCTCCCGGTGCTGCCCACGATCCCGCCGGCGGACTCGACCGGGGTGCCGCGCGCGGCCGGATGGCACCTGCTGACGGCGCGCGGGGTCGAGCCCGATCCGGCGACCTTCCTGGCGGCCTGCGCGCACGCCGACCGGGAGGGCCTGCGGGTGCTCGACCTGCTGCCCGGCGATCTGGCCGTCGAGCGCGCCCTCGGGCTGCTGCGGCTGGTCGATCCGACCCGGTACGGGGCCGACCGGCTGGGCGAGGGCCGCGGCGCCGGGTTCGCCGTGCTGGTCGCGGAGGAGGTGCTGACCCGGGCGGGGGTGGAGCCGGGCGGCGCGCCCCCGGAGCCTACGGAACTCCTCGCGCTGGTGCGTCGCTTGAAGGAGTACGCGCCCGCCGCGACGGGACTGGCCGTCGCGCCGGCGCTCCGCGCGGGCCGCCGGCCGGAGCCGACGGGCGCGGTACGGGCCGCCGAGCTGCGGGCGCAGGGCCTGCCGGCGGGCACGGTCGTCGCGGCGCAGCTCGCCGGGCTGGCCCTGCTCGCGGCCGTCGCCGCACGGCAGGGCCGGTGGGGCGCCGCCGCCGCGGGGCTGTACTGGCTCCAGCCGTACCTGGTCCTCGCCGGCCCGGGCGCGTCACTGCGCCCCGCCGACCTCGCCGCTGCCGGCGCCGTCCGGCCGGCGCGCGCGCTCGGCGCGGCCCTGCGGACGGCCGCCGACCTCGCCCGCACGTCCCCGCCGGCCGCCGACAAGGACCGGGCCGTCGCCTACCGGGCCGAACTGGCCGCGGGCACCGACCGGTTCCTCGAGGCGCCCCGGCCGGACTGTCCGTGGTGCGGCTCCGGGCGGCTCGCGGTGCGGGTGCGGGTGCCGGACCTCCTCCAGGGCAAACCGGGTCGCTTCACCCTGGAGGAGTGCGGGGACTGCGGACACGTGTTCCAGAACCCCCGACTGACCCTGGAGGGGCTGGAGTTCTATTACCGGGACTTCTACGACGGTCGCGGGGGCGAGAGCGCGGGTTCCGTGTTCGGGCGGCTCGGCGACTCGTACCGCAAGCGCGCCGGGATGCTCGAACCGTACGGCGAGCCGGCGTCCTGGTTGGACGTGGGCACCGGGCACGGACACTTCTGCAACGCGGCGCGGGCCGTGTGGCCGCACACCCGTTTCGACGGGCTGGACATGGGTGACGGGGTCCGGGACGCCGAGCGGCGCGGTTGGGTGGATTCCGGTTTCCAGGGCCAGTTCCCCGAGTTCGCCGCGAAGTTGGCCGGCCAGTACGAGGTGGTGAGCATGTACCACTACCTGGAGCACACCCGGGATCCGCTCGCGGAGCTGGACACCGCGGCCGCCGTACTGGAGCCCGGCGGGTTCCTCGCGATCGAGCTCCCGGATCCGCGGTCGCGGATGGCCCGCCTCCTGGGGTCGGCCTGGCTGCCCTGGTTCCAGCCCCAGCACCAGCACCTGATCCCGGCGGCGAACCTGCGGGAGGCACTGACCGACCGCGGCTTCACGGTTCTGGCCGAGGAACACGGTCCGGCCCACCAGGGCAACGACTTCGTCGGCGCGGTGGCCCTGACCACGACCCGGCTGGTGCCCGACCCGGACCGACCGTGGGCGCCCCCGGCGGGGCCCGGGCGGCGGGCCCTGGCCCGCGCGGTCCGCGCGGCCGCGCTGCCGTGCCTCGCGGGCGCGGTGGTGCTCGACGCGGTCCGCACGGTCGCGGCCCGCCGCATGGACGGTGGCAACGCGTACCGGATGCTGGCCCGCAAGGACGGCGGCGACCCGTACCCGGCGCCGGCCCGCGCGGACGGCGACCCCGCGTACCCGAAGCCTGTCCGCCGGGACGAGCGGTGA